One segment of Niabella beijingensis DNA contains the following:
- a CDS encoding RNA polymerase sigma factor has translation MFDERETVSSVRNGDMRAFELLIKQYERLVFSIISRLVDHGNDTEDIAQEVFIKIYNGLERFAFQSKLSTWVASITYHTALNYIRDHKKHTTSGAAGMQDGMYFTTETPARLSEQKEINRYVHQLIGEMPVAYKTVLTLYHLHEMSYEEIGKITGMPEGTVKNYLFRARKILKEQLKKCLE, from the coding sequence ATGTTTGATGAAAGAGAAACGGTTTCGTCGGTACGTAACGGCGATATGCGGGCCTTTGAACTGCTGATAAAACAATATGAACGGTTGGTCTTTTCTATTATAAGCCGGTTGGTGGATCATGGAAATGATACGGAAGATATTGCCCAGGAGGTTTTTATCAAAATCTATAACGGCCTGGAGAGATTCGCCTTCCAGTCTAAATTGTCCACATGGGTCGCCAGCATTACCTACCATACGGCACTGAATTATATACGCGATCACAAAAAGCATACGACATCAGGTGCTGCCGGAATGCAGGACGGAATGTATTTTACCACGGAAACCCCCGCCCGGTTATCGGAACAAAAGGAAATAAACAGATATGTTCATCAGTTAATAGGAGAAATGCCGGTTGCATATAAAACAGTACTGACATTATATCACCTCCATGAAATGTCGTACGAAGAAATCGGGAAAATAACGGGGATGCCCGAGGGTACTGTTAAAAACTACCTTTTCCGCGCACGTAAAATTTTAAAGGAGCAACTTAAAAAATGCTTGGAATGA
- a CDS encoding PspC domain-containing protein — protein MKQIINIQLGGRSIAIEDTAAQKVQQYLESLRLHFSKEPGKEEILSDIEARFSELMFEKIRKGAPHITEADVDEMIATMGRPEDFAEEAGAQEQDSAQSRFTTGSRKLYRDANNKVLGGVCSGVANWINIDPSIVRVLFAIIAFGSFGTGLLIYILLWIFLPSRNLEGYKGKRLFRNPDDKKIGGVASGIAAYFGKEANTIRLIFILPFLLSIINGIFSHDNFDPFRGVFFGSLSGTFLTAYIILWIVLPEAISPYEKMEMHGQPVDLNSIKNNVQNSMGDVSSRLKSWGKEVQQSAERFGTTSKTYGQNMGREFGAAAGRGARGLGHGIAVVIKAFFLIVFGTIIFSLFVGLIALLFSGYVFAPFNNFLWTSDNQQFLAWATVLLFIGAPIVGAVIWLFRMILNVTTPGNYLSWLFGGLWAFGWIFLVLFVSSISKDFKRNQTSETPVAITQPKNDKLILTVSQPELEFSGDFTWMRDTDGDRISGFSLTKDTLKLSDISIQFDKSSDSLYHVAIERQSFGNTDEDALARLNRIHYTVYSTDSVLDLASGFSVDKTSKYRLQRVQVIVQVPVGKKIQLDPSVNEKLNTIDIEVESGKGGIRRVRERRNYRFYSPNTEYTMTTDGILKSENGSLESVPGRADTAYRWQEPAGNADTAAATGAYRYPSSTGAATGKDSDSYRYEGSGNKPVNRSKEELNRLLQQKEKEIEELKKKVNQ, from the coding sequence ATGAAACAGATCATCAACATACAATTAGGCGGCCGCAGTATTGCGATTGAGGATACCGCGGCTCAAAAGGTACAGCAGTACCTGGAAAGCCTGCGTCTTCATTTTTCAAAAGAACCGGGCAAGGAGGAGATCCTCTCAGATATTGAAGCCCGTTTCTCCGAGCTGATGTTTGAAAAGATCCGGAAGGGTGCCCCGCATATTACGGAAGCTGATGTAGATGAAATGATCGCCACAATGGGACGCCCGGAAGATTTTGCAGAAGAGGCCGGCGCACAGGAGCAGGACAGCGCCCAAAGCCGGTTTACAACAGGCAGCCGGAAGCTGTACAGGGATGCCAATAACAAGGTGCTGGGCGGGGTGTGCAGCGGGGTGGCCAACTGGATCAATATTGATCCTTCCATCGTCCGGGTGTTGTTTGCCATCATTGCTTTTGGAAGCTTCGGAACCGGCTTGCTGATCTATATCCTGTTGTGGATCTTCCTGCCCTCCAGGAACCTGGAAGGGTATAAAGGAAAACGGCTGTTCCGCAACCCCGATGATAAAAAGATCGGCGGAGTGGCCAGCGGCATTGCGGCTTATTTCGGAAAAGAGGCCAATACCATCCGGCTCATTTTTATATTGCCCTTCCTGCTGAGCATTATCAATGGTATTTTCAGTCATGATAATTTTGATCCGTTCCGCGGTGTATTCTTCGGGTCGCTGAGTGGTACCTTTCTCACAGCCTATATCATTTTATGGATCGTGCTGCCGGAAGCCATCAGCCCTTATGAAAAAATGGAAATGCATGGCCAGCCGGTGGACCTGAACTCCATTAAGAACAATGTTCAGAATTCGATGGGAGACGTTTCCAGCCGTTTAAAAAGCTGGGGCAAAGAAGTGCAGCAGTCTGCAGAACGCTTCGGCACCACCAGCAAAACTTATGGTCAGAATATGGGGCGGGAATTTGGTGCCGCCGCCGGCAGGGGAGCCCGTGGCCTGGGACATGGCATTGCTGTGGTGATCAAGGCCTTTTTCCTGATCGTTTTCGGCACCATCATCTTTTCCCTCTTTGTAGGGCTTATCGCCCTGCTGTTCAGCGGCTATGTGTTTGCTCCCTTCAATAATTTCCTGTGGACGAGCGACAACCAGCAGTTCCTGGCCTGGGCTACTGTACTGCTGTTTATCGGAGCCCCGATTGTGGGCGCAGTGATCTGGCTGTTCCGGATGATCCTGAATGTGACCACTCCCGGTAATTACCTGAGCTGGCTGTTTGGCGGCCTCTGGGCTTTTGGCTGGATCTTTCTCGTGTTGTTTGTAAGCAGCATTTCAAAGGATTTTAAAAGAAATCAAACCAGCGAAACGCCCGTTGCTATTACCCAGCCTAAAAACGATAAGCTGATCCTTACCGTTTCCCAGCCGGAACTGGAATTCAGCGGGGATTTCACCTGGATGCGCGATACGGACGGCGACCGTATTTCCGGTTTCAGTCTTACAAAAGATACCCTGAAATTGTCCGATATCTCCATCCAGTTTGATAAGAGCTCCGATTCACTTTATCATGTTGCCATCGAACGCCAGAGTTTTGGCAATACCGATGAGGACGCCCTGGCCCGTCTGAACAGGATTCACTATACGGTATACTCCACCGACAGCGTTCTGGACCTTGCAAGCGGTTTTTCTGTAGACAAGACCAGCAAATACCGGCTGCAGCGGGTGCAGGTGATCGTGCAGGTTCCGGTGGGTAAGAAGATACAGCTGGACCCTTCTGTGAATGAAAAGCTGAACACCATCGATATTGAAGTGGAATCGGGAAAAGGAGGCATACGCCGGGTACGGGAAAGAAGGAACTACCGCTTTTATTCGCCCAATACGGAATATACGATGACAACAGACGGTATCCTTAAAAGTGAAAACGGATCGTTGGAAAGTGTACCCGGACGGGCAGACACGGCTTACAGATGGCAGGAACCGGCAGGCAATGCCGATACGGCAGCAGCAACAGGTGCCTATCGTTATCCCTCATCCACCGGCGCTGCAACAGGAAAGGACTCGGACTCTTACCGCTACGAAGGCAGCGGCAATAAGCCGGTAAACCGTTCCAAAGAAGAATTGAACCGCCTGTTGCAGCAGAAAGAAAAAGAAATTGAAGAATTGAAGAAAAAAGTGAATCAATAA
- a CDS encoding PadR family transcriptional regulator, producing MNIDNTQSQMRKGILEFCILSVIKRGEAYPSDIIEEMRGAGLQILEGTLYPLLTRLKNAEMLTYRWEESNSGPPRKYFSLTPKGEGFYKELEQTWNELSNAVNTLSTRTL from the coding sequence ATGAATATTGATAATACACAGAGTCAGATGCGGAAGGGGATCCTGGAATTCTGCATTCTTTCTGTTATCAAAAGAGGCGAGGCTTACCCAAGCGATATTATTGAGGAGATGCGCGGTGCCGGTTTGCAGATACTGGAGGGAACCTTATATCCACTGCTTACCCGTTTAAAAAATGCTGAGATGCTTACTTACCGCTGGGAAGAAAGCAACAGCGGTCCGCCGCGCAAATACTTTTCCCTTACGCCAAAAGGGGAAGGCTTTTACAAGGAGCTGGAGCAGACCTGGAACGAATTATCAAATGCAGTAAATACCTTAAGTACAAGAACCCTATAA
- a CDS encoding 2-hydroxyacid dehydrogenase, whose protein sequence is MKVFITKQIPQAGLDLLQEAGISYTIAATTLSQQELIAQVKQYDALLSAGFVKADAAFLEACRHLKVVSLFSVGYDTVDIAAATRLGIPVGNTPGVLSRATADTAFLLMLAVSRKAFYNYHKILDGKWKEFEPVADLGTELYGKTLGVFGLGKIGFEMAKKCRAAFDMNIIYHNRSHNETAEAELKARYVSMEELLAQSDVLSVHANFSPETKELFNKEAFSQMKPGSIFINTARGGLHNEAALKEALENKIIWGAGLDVTNPEPMAPDNPLLRMPNVCVLPHIGSATKETRDAMAIMAAKNVIAGLEGERLPTIVNADVYQ, encoded by the coding sequence ATGAAGGTATTCATCACTAAACAAATTCCACAGGCCGGTCTGGACCTTTTACAAGAGGCCGGTATTTCTTATACCATTGCTGCAACAACACTGTCGCAGCAGGAGCTGATCGCCCAGGTAAAGCAATATGATGCTCTGCTGAGTGCGGGTTTTGTAAAAGCAGATGCGGCTTTCCTGGAAGCCTGCCGCCACTTAAAGGTGGTATCGCTGTTTTCTGTGGGATATGATACTGTTGATATTGCCGCGGCCACCCGCTTGGGTATTCCTGTCGGAAATACACCCGGAGTGTTAAGTCGCGCCACGGCAGACACTGCTTTTCTGCTGATGCTGGCGGTATCACGGAAGGCTTTTTATAATTATCATAAAATACTGGACGGCAAATGGAAGGAGTTTGAACCGGTGGCCGACCTGGGAACAGAATTATATGGAAAAACGCTTGGTGTTTTCGGACTGGGAAAGATCGGGTTTGAGATGGCTAAAAAATGCCGGGCTGCTTTTGACATGAATATCATCTATCACAACCGCAGTCATAACGAAACGGCTGAGGCAGAGCTGAAGGCCCGTTATGTCTCTATGGAAGAATTACTGGCCCAGAGCGATGTGCTTTCGGTACACGCCAATTTTTCCCCGGAAACAAAAGAGCTGTTCAATAAAGAGGCGTTCAGCCAGATGAAACCCGGGTCGATCTTTATCAATACAGCCAGGGGAGGACTGCATAATGAAGCAGCACTAAAGGAGGCCCTTGAGAACAAGATCATATGGGGGGCCGGACTGGATGTGACCAACCCGGAGCCGATGGCACCGGATAACCCGCTGCTCCGGATGCCTAATGTTTGTGTGCTGCCGCATATCGGCTCTGCCACAAAAGAAACACGGGATGCTATGGCAATAATGGCGGCAAAGAATGTGATCGCCGGACTAGAAGGCGAGCGGCTGCCAACGATAGTAAATGCCGATGTGTATCAGTAG